Proteins encoded in a region of the Raphanus sativus cultivar WK10039 chromosome 8, ASM80110v3, whole genome shotgun sequence genome:
- the LOC108851999 gene encoding pentatricopeptide repeat-containing protein At1g31430-like: MGPVQTPSLIAYNKMLKSFADTKTFTKVLSLFAELRRNALYPDNFTLPIILKSIGRLRNVAEGEKIHGYALKSGLNLDPYVCNSLMGMYAALGKMEIARKVFDEMPERDVVSWNGLISSYVGHGRFDDAVAVFKRMSKESDLKPDESTIVSTLSACSALKNLELGEVIHRYVVAVGGEFETSVKIGNALVDMFCKCGCLDKARGVFESMRVRNVKCWTSMVSGYVSNGRVDEGRELFERSPVKDVVLWTAMMNGYVRFRRFDEALELFRRMQSQGVRPDNFVLVSLLKGCSQTGALEQGKWIHGYICENRVRVDKVVGTALVDMYAKCGCIETALEVFYETRERDTASWTSLIYGLAMNGMSRRAMDLYYEMENGGVRLDDITFVSVLTACNHGGFVGEGRGVFYSMSNVHKIRPKSEHYSCMIDLLCRAGCLEEAEELIDKMRDGSDKTLVPVYCSLLSAARNYGNVELAERVAEKLEKVEVSDSSAHTLLASVYASANKWEDVTNVRSKMKDLGIRKFPGCSSVEIDGVPHESIVGDTSSSSSSHPKVDEIKYNAVSNYKLDVEFGT; this comes from the coding sequence ATGGGTCCTGTACAAACGCCATCACTCATAGCATACAACAAGATGCTCAAATCTTTCGCCGACACCAAAACCTTCACCAAAGTCTTGTCTCTGTTCGCTGAACTGCGACGAAACGCCTTGTATCCCGACAATTTCACCTTACCAATCATTCTCAAATCAATCGGACGCTTGAGGAACGTTGCGGAAGGTGAGAAAATCCACGGCTACGCTCTTAAATCCGGGCTAAACCTCGATCCATACGTGTGTAACTCGCTCATGGGAATGTACGCTGCGCTGGGTAAGATGGAGATCGCTCGCaaggtgttcgacgaaatgcctgAACGAGATGTTGTTTCTTGGAACGGCTTGATTTCTAGCTACGTTGGGCACGGGAGGTTTGACGACGCCGTCGCTGTTTTCAAGCGGATGAGTAAGGAGAGTGACTTGAAGCCTGATGAGAGCACGATCGTTAGCACACTCTCGGCTTGTTCTGCTTTGAAGAATTTGGAACTTGGTGAAGTGATTCACAGGTATGTTGTTGCTGTTGGCGGAGAGTTTGAGACGAGTGTTAAGATTGGGAACGCGTTGGTGGATATGTTCTGTAAATGCGGGTGTCTAGATAAGGCTAGAGGGGTGTTTGAGTCGATGAGAGTGAGAAATGTGAAGTGTTGGACAAGCATGGTCTCTGGGTATGTTAGTAACGGTAGGGTTGATGAGGGTAGAGAGTTGTTTGAGAGGAGTCCTGTGAAAGATGTTGTTCTGTGGACAGCTATGATGAATGGGTATGTTCGGTTTAGACGGTTTGATGAAGCGCTCGAGCTGTTCAGGCGCATGCAAAGCCAAGGTGTTAGACCTGATAACTTCGTGCTTGTCTCTCTCTTGAAAGGCTGTTCTCAGACGGGGGCGCTAGAGCAGGGGAAGTGGATCCATGGGTACATATGTGAGAACAGAGTTAGAGTGGATAAAGTGGTTGGTACTGCTCTTGTCGACATGTATGCTAAATGCGGGTGCATAGAGACAGCTCTAGAGGTTTTCTAcgaaactagagagagagacacTGCTTCTTGGACATCGCTTATCTACGGTCTTGCCATGAACGGGATGTCAAGGAGAGCGATGGACTTGTACTACGAGATGGAAAACGGGGGTGTTAGATTAGATGATATAACCTTTGTCTCGGTGTTAACAGCCTGTAACCACGGTGGATTTGTAGGAGAAGGACGTGGAGTTTTCTATTCGATGAGCAATGTACATAAGATCAGGCCTAAATCAGAGCACTATAGCTGTATGATTGACCTACTATGCAGAGCTGGTTGTTTAGAAGAAGCAGAGGAATTGATTGATAAGATGAGAGATGGAAGCGATAAAACTTTAGTTCCTGTGTACTGCTCTTTGCTAAGCGCTGCTCGGAACTATGGGAATGTGGAGTTAGCTGAAAGAGTAGCGGAGAAGCTGGAGAAAGTGGAAGTTAGTGATTCGAGTGCTCATACTCTGCTGGCCAGTGTATACGCATCTGCCAATAAATGGGAAGATGTGACGAATGTGCGAAGcaaaatgaaagatttgggaatcAGAAAGTTTCCTGGTTGCAGCTCTGTGGAGATTGATGGGGTTCCTCATGAATCCATTGTTGGAgatacatcatcatcatcatcatctcacCCAAAAGTGGATGAGATTAAATACAATGCTGTATCAAACTACAAGTTGGATGTTGAGTTTGGAACATGA
- the LOC130498735 gene encoding phospholipase SGR2-like, with amino-acid sequence MENTVTPPPAVINTSSPDLLKNTPSNIARLEDVIEQCRGRQKYLAQTSSPSDGSDVRWYFCKVPLAENELAASVPGTDVVGKSEYFRFGMRDSLAIEASFLQREDELLSLWWREYAECSQGPIPQVSPKTIPNKQSVEASVSSSLYAVEEERVGVPVKGGLYEVDLVRRHCFPVYWNGDNRRVLRGHWFARKGGLDWLPIPETVAEQLEASYRNKVWHRRRFQPSGLFAARVDLQGSSLGLHALFTGEDSTWEAWLNVDPSGFSGFVGYTGNGIKLRRGYAGSYSPKPTQEELRQQKEEEMDDYCSQVPVRHLVFMVHGIGQKGEKSNLVDDVGNSVK; translated from the exons ATGGAAAATACAGTTACTCCTCCTCCTGCGGTTATTAATACATCCTCTCCGGATTTGTTGAAGAACACTCCTTCCAACATCGCCAGGTTAGAAGACGTAATCGAGCAATGCCGTGGCCGACAAAAGTATCTCGCTCAGACCTCAAGTCCGTCTGATGGCAGTGATGTTCGTTGGTACTTCTGTAAAGTTCCTTTGGCTGAAAACG AGTTAGCTGCTTCAGTACCTGGCACTGATGTAGTAGGAAAGAGTGAGTATTTCCGTTTTGGTATGAGGGATTCTCTTGCCATTGAGGCTTCTTTCCTCCAG AGAGAAGATGAGTTGTTGTCACTCTGGTGGAGAGAGTATGCAGAATGTAGCCAAGGCCCTATACCACAAGTTAGTCCTAAAACAATACCGAATAAGCAGTCAGTTGAAGCTTCTGTGTCCTCTAGTCTGTATGCAGTTGAAGAGGAGAGAGTTGGTGTACCTGTTAAGGGTGGGCTATATGAG GTGGACTTGGTGAGGAGGCATTGTTTTCCCGTGTACTGGAATGGAGATAACCGGCGTGTGCTTAGAGGCCATTGGTTTGCTCGTAAAGGTGGCCTAGACTGGCTTCCCATTCCAGAAACTGTTGCTGAACAGTTGGAGGCTTCATATCGTAACAAG GTTTGGCACAGAAGAAGGTTTCAACCATCTGGGCTATTTGCAGCTCGTGTCGATTTGCAGGGTTCCAGTCTG GGACTTCATGCCCTCTTTACCGGGGAGGATAGTACTTGGGAAGCTTGGCTTAATGTTGATCCCTCTGGGTTCTCTGGCTTTGTTGGCTATACTGGGAATGGAATTAAGTTGAGACGCGGTTATGCTGGCTCCTACTCTCCTAAACCTACACAG GAAGAACTACGCCAACAAAAGGAGGAAGAAATGGATGACTATTGTTCACAA GTCCCTGTTAGACATCTTGTATTCATGGTTCATGGTATTGGCCAAAAAGGTGAAAAGTCTAATCTTGTTGACGACGTTGGAAACTCCGTCAAATAA
- the LOC130498603 gene encoding ATP-dependent DNA helicase Q-like 2 isoform X2, with protein MFKISALIEHQDRLYERKSELKTLLKAVTAGTPVASSCPAVENWSEPFEWDSRADDIRFNMFGISKYRANQREIINAVMAGRDVLVIMAAGGGKSLCYQLPAILRGGTTLVVSPLLSLIQDQVMGLAALGISAYMLTSTSGKENEKFVYKALEKGEDDLKILYVTPEKVSKSKRFMSKLEKCHNAGRLSLISIDEAHCCSQWGHDFRPDYKNLSILKTQFPKVPMVALTATATQKVQNDLIEMLHIPKCVKFVSSVNRPNLFYSVREKSLVGKAVVDEIAEFIRESYSNNESGIVYCFSRKECEQIAGELRERGISADYYHAEMDVNLREKVHMRWSKNKLQVIVGTVAFGMGINKPDVRFVIHHSLSKSMETYYQESGRAGRDGLPSECVLFFRSGDVPRQSSMVFYEYSGLQNLYDIVRYCQSKTKCRRSAFFRHFGEPSQDCNGMCDNCALSSEVKEVDVSDLAKLVVSMVQEMQAKDQRVTMLQLGDKLRTKHKDLSAELKREEIEHLVIKLIVDSVLKEEFQHTPYSTNAYVTMGPLANQLLQGRKTIKTETSSRQMNKKSKRSSSLSGLESKLDELRKEISAAHGSMLPHTVLSTQQIGLISSQKPDSLQELESIIGKLKTDKYGDKILEVMRHDAVSEQHVEDATKDETCKRRSSKRAKTQKDVVLLESSEEEEEA; from the exons ATGTTCAAG ATAAGTGCTCTGATTGAGCATCAAGACAGGTTGTACGAGAGAAAGTCTGAGTTAAAGACATTGTTAAAAGCAGTAACAGCAGGAACCCCTGTCGCATCTTCTTGTCCTGCTGTAGAGAATTGGTCCGAACCATTCGAGTGGGATTCACGCGCTGATGACATTAGGTTTAACATGTTCGGTATATCCAAATACAGAGCTAACCAGAGGGAA ATAATTAACGCTGTAATGGCTGGTAGAGATGTCCTGGTGATCATGGCAGCAGGTGGTGGGAAGAGTCTTTGCTATCAGCTTCCTGCTATACTTCGTGGTGGTACAACTCTTGTTGTCAGCCCTTTACTTTCCCTCATTCAGGATCAG GTTATGGGTTTGGCTGCTCTAGGGATTTCAGCTTACATGCTGACTTCTACTTCTGGCAAGGAGAATGAAAAGTTTGTGTACAAGGCACTTGAAAAGGGTGAAGATGACCTCAAGATACTATATGTCACACCCGAAAAGGTATCAAAGAGTAAAAGATTCATGTCGAAGCTTGAAAAGTGTCACAATGCTGGTCGCCTCTCTCTTATTTCAATCGAT GAGGCTCATTGTTGTAGTCAGTGGGGTCACGATTTTCGCCCTGATTACAAGAACTTGAGCATTCTTAAAACTCAGTTTCCCAAAGTTCCCATGGTGGCTTTAACC GCAACTGCTACACAGAAGGTTCAAAATGATCTGATAGAGATGCTGCATATTCCTAAATGCGTCAAATTTGTTAGCAGTGTTAACAGGCCAAATCTCTTTTACTCG GTGAGAGAAAAGTCGCTGGTTGGTAAAGCTGTGGTTGATGAGATCGCAGAGTTCATACGGGAATCATATTCTAACAATGAATCTGGGATAGTGTATTGTTTCTCTCGGAAGGAGTGTGAACAG ATTGCAGGAGAACTACGAGAAAGAGGGATCTCTGCTGATTATTACCACGCAGAAATGGATGTAAATTTGCGAGAAAAAGTTCATATGCG ATGGAGTAAGAACAAGTTGCAGGTCATTGTTGGAACA GTTGCCTTCGGCATGGGAATCAACAAGCCTGATG TCAGGTTTGTTATCCACCACAGTTTGAGCAAATCAATGGAGACTTACTATCAG GAGAGTGGTCGTGCTGGTCGTGATGGCCTCCCATCTGAGTGCGTCCTCTTTTTCCGTTCGGGTGATGTTCCCAGGCAG AGTTCGATGGTCTTCTACGAGTATTCTGGTCTGCAGAATCTCTATGATATAGTACGATACTGTCAG TCGAAAACAAAATGTCGTCGAAGTGCTTTTTTCCGTCATTTTGGAGAGCCATCACAAGATTGCAACG GAATGTGCGACAACTGTGCCTTGTCAAGTGAGGTCAAGGAGGTTGATGTATCGG ACCTTGCTAAGCTCGTGGTTTCAATGGTGCAAGAAATGCAAGCTAAGGATCAAAGAGTGACAATGTTGCAGCTGGGTGACAAACTGAGAACTAAGCACAAGGATCTAA GTGCTGAGCTAAAGAGAGAAGAGATAGAACATCTCGTGATTAAACTGATTGTTGACTCGGTATTG AAAGAAGAATTCCAGCACACACCATACTCGACAAACGCTTATGTAACAATGGGACCGTTGGCAAACCAATTGTTGCAAG GAAGAAAGACGATTAAAACGGAAACCTCAAGCAGACAAATGAACAAGAAATCGAAAAGAAGTAGTTCACTTTCTGGATTAGAATCCAAGCTTGACGAGCTAAGGAAAGAGATATCTGCAGCTCATGGAAGCATGCTCCCTCATACGGTCCTGTCAACACAGCAGATTGGCTTGATaagttcccaaaaaccagattCATTACAAGAG TTGGAGAGTATTATAGGAAAACTGAAAACAGACAAGTACGGAGACAAGATTCTAGAAGTGATGAGACATGATGCGGTCTCTGAACAACATGTTGAAGATGCAACAAAAGACGAGACATGTAAAAGAAGATCAAGTAAGAGAGCTAAGACACAGAAGGATGTTGTTTTGTTAGAGAgcagcgaagaagaagaagaagcttga
- the LOC130498603 gene encoding ATP-dependent DNA helicase Q-like 2 isoform X1, producing MESEAIQDELQSLDLEINDVQGQISALIEHQDRLYERKSELKTLLKAVTAGTPVASSCPAVENWSEPFEWDSRADDIRFNMFGISKYRANQREIINAVMAGRDVLVIMAAGGGKSLCYQLPAILRGGTTLVVSPLLSLIQDQVMGLAALGISAYMLTSTSGKENEKFVYKALEKGEDDLKILYVTPEKVSKSKRFMSKLEKCHNAGRLSLISIDEAHCCSQWGHDFRPDYKNLSILKTQFPKVPMVALTATATQKVQNDLIEMLHIPKCVKFVSSVNRPNLFYSVREKSLVGKAVVDEIAEFIRESYSNNESGIVYCFSRKECEQIAGELRERGISADYYHAEMDVNLREKVHMRWSKNKLQVIVGTVAFGMGINKPDVRFVIHHSLSKSMETYYQESGRAGRDGLPSECVLFFRSGDVPRQSSMVFYEYSGLQNLYDIVRYCQSKTKCRRSAFFRHFGEPSQDCNGMCDNCALSSEVKEVDVSDLAKLVVSMVQEMQAKDQRVTMLQLGDKLRTKHKDLSAELKREEIEHLVIKLIVDSVLKEEFQHTPYSTNAYVTMGPLANQLLQGRKTIKTETSSRQMNKKSKRSSSLSGLESKLDELRKEISAAHGSMLPHTVLSTQQIGLISSQKPDSLQELESIIGKLKTDKYGDKILEVMRHDAVSEQHVEDATKDETCKRRSSKRAKTQKDVVLLESSEEEEEA from the exons ATGGAAAGTGAAGCGATTCAGGACGAGCTTCAAAGCTTAGATCTTGAGATCAACGATGTTCAAG GTCAGATAAGTGCTCTGATTGAGCATCAAGACAGGTTGTACGAGAGAAAGTCTGAGTTAAAGACATTGTTAAAAGCAGTAACAGCAGGAACCCCTGTCGCATCTTCTTGTCCTGCTGTAGAGAATTGGTCCGAACCATTCGAGTGGGATTCACGCGCTGATGACATTAGGTTTAACATGTTCGGTATATCCAAATACAGAGCTAACCAGAGGGAA ATAATTAACGCTGTAATGGCTGGTAGAGATGTCCTGGTGATCATGGCAGCAGGTGGTGGGAAGAGTCTTTGCTATCAGCTTCCTGCTATACTTCGTGGTGGTACAACTCTTGTTGTCAGCCCTTTACTTTCCCTCATTCAGGATCAG GTTATGGGTTTGGCTGCTCTAGGGATTTCAGCTTACATGCTGACTTCTACTTCTGGCAAGGAGAATGAAAAGTTTGTGTACAAGGCACTTGAAAAGGGTGAAGATGACCTCAAGATACTATATGTCACACCCGAAAAGGTATCAAAGAGTAAAAGATTCATGTCGAAGCTTGAAAAGTGTCACAATGCTGGTCGCCTCTCTCTTATTTCAATCGAT GAGGCTCATTGTTGTAGTCAGTGGGGTCACGATTTTCGCCCTGATTACAAGAACTTGAGCATTCTTAAAACTCAGTTTCCCAAAGTTCCCATGGTGGCTTTAACC GCAACTGCTACACAGAAGGTTCAAAATGATCTGATAGAGATGCTGCATATTCCTAAATGCGTCAAATTTGTTAGCAGTGTTAACAGGCCAAATCTCTTTTACTCG GTGAGAGAAAAGTCGCTGGTTGGTAAAGCTGTGGTTGATGAGATCGCAGAGTTCATACGGGAATCATATTCTAACAATGAATCTGGGATAGTGTATTGTTTCTCTCGGAAGGAGTGTGAACAG ATTGCAGGAGAACTACGAGAAAGAGGGATCTCTGCTGATTATTACCACGCAGAAATGGATGTAAATTTGCGAGAAAAAGTTCATATGCG ATGGAGTAAGAACAAGTTGCAGGTCATTGTTGGAACA GTTGCCTTCGGCATGGGAATCAACAAGCCTGATG TCAGGTTTGTTATCCACCACAGTTTGAGCAAATCAATGGAGACTTACTATCAG GAGAGTGGTCGTGCTGGTCGTGATGGCCTCCCATCTGAGTGCGTCCTCTTTTTCCGTTCGGGTGATGTTCCCAGGCAG AGTTCGATGGTCTTCTACGAGTATTCTGGTCTGCAGAATCTCTATGATATAGTACGATACTGTCAG TCGAAAACAAAATGTCGTCGAAGTGCTTTTTTCCGTCATTTTGGAGAGCCATCACAAGATTGCAACG GAATGTGCGACAACTGTGCCTTGTCAAGTGAGGTCAAGGAGGTTGATGTATCGG ACCTTGCTAAGCTCGTGGTTTCAATGGTGCAAGAAATGCAAGCTAAGGATCAAAGAGTGACAATGTTGCAGCTGGGTGACAAACTGAGAACTAAGCACAAGGATCTAA GTGCTGAGCTAAAGAGAGAAGAGATAGAACATCTCGTGATTAAACTGATTGTTGACTCGGTATTG AAAGAAGAATTCCAGCACACACCATACTCGACAAACGCTTATGTAACAATGGGACCGTTGGCAAACCAATTGTTGCAAG GAAGAAAGACGATTAAAACGGAAACCTCAAGCAGACAAATGAACAAGAAATCGAAAAGAAGTAGTTCACTTTCTGGATTAGAATCCAAGCTTGACGAGCTAAGGAAAGAGATATCTGCAGCTCATGGAAGCATGCTCCCTCATACGGTCCTGTCAACACAGCAGATTGGCTTGATaagttcccaaaaaccagattCATTACAAGAG TTGGAGAGTATTATAGGAAAACTGAAAACAGACAAGTACGGAGACAAGATTCTAGAAGTGATGAGACATGATGCGGTCTCTGAACAACATGTTGAAGATGCAACAAAAGACGAGACATGTAAAAGAAGATCAAGTAAGAGAGCTAAGACACAGAAGGATGTTGTTTTGTTAGAGAgcagcgaagaagaagaagaagcttga
- the LOC108834882 gene encoding SH3 domain-containing protein 1 gives MEAIRKQAAKLREQVARQQQAVLKHLGHVNADAVVVDEEELHCHQKLQELYSSTKAAKRLQRNIVRGLEGFIATGTKVVEIGLKFAEDFKKYGDENPDANTPLSRVAHHFGTSYKSVEDGRETLLGVLSEQVCEPIRTMIYSAPLEDARHLVNHYDRLRQEVEAQATDVLRRRAKLKESDVSEEAYMKLKNSESRLADLKSSMKTLGKEATKAMLEVDNQQQSITYQRLRTLVEAEISYHRNALDILDKLHSEMIAEEEAIESSPKSLPLHLEDAASHPQEETSSSSHSREIKSNHHGETKHEEVIKPNPKDDMESSPEVEIKSKPQKEIKSSSSSHEDIKTTNGSDDHHSQQLLSQNDSYFLAKVVHPFDAQAPGELSLAVDDYVIVRQVAGTGWSEGEYKGKAGWFPSAYVEKQEKAPASKIVESNL, from the exons ATGGAAGCCATAAGAAAGCAAGCGGCCAAGCTCAGAGAGCAAGTTGCTAGACAACAGCAA GCGGTTTTGAAGCATCTAGGGCATGTTAATGCGGATGCTGTGGTTGTTGATGAGGAAGAGCTTCATTGTCATCAGAAACTTCAAGAACTGTATAGCTCTACCAAGGCTGCAAAG CGTTTGCAAAGGAACATTGTTCGTGGGCTAGAAGGGTTCATTGCAACAGGCACAAAAGTTGTAGAGATCG GGTTGAAGTTTGCTGAAGACTTTAAGAAATATGGAGATGAGAATCCTGATGCTAACACTCCTCTCTCAAGAGTTGCACATCACTTTGGGACCTCTTACAAGTCTGTGGAAGATGGCAGGGAAACTCTACTTGGTGTTCTTAGTGAGCAG GTTTGTGAGCCAATTCGTACAATGATATATAGTGCGCCTTTGGAGGATGCAAGGCATTTAGTGAATCATTACGATAGGTTGAGACAAGAAGTGGAAGCACAG GCGACTGATGTACTGAGGAGAAGAGCAAAGTTGAAGGAATCTGATGTTTCTGAAGAGGCTTACATGAAGCTTAAGAACTCTGAGTCGAGATTGGCTGATCTCAAATCAAGCATGAAAACACTTGGCAAAGAAGCTACTAAGGCTATGTTAGAAGTTGACAATCAGCAGCAGAGCATAACTTATCAGCGCCTCCGTACTCTGGTTGAAGCTGAGATATCATATCATCGTAATGCTCTTGATATCCTTGATAAGCTACATTCTGAG ATGATTGCTGAGGAAGAAGCTATAGAATCATCACCAAAGTCTCTACCTTTACATTTAGAGGATGCTGCTTCTCATCCCCAAGAAGAAACGAGTTCCAGCAGTCACAGCAGAGAGATCAAATCAAATCACCATGGAGAAACCAAGCATGAAGAAGTAATCAAACCCAATCCAAAGGACGACATGGAGTCTAGTCCTGAAGTTGAAATCAAATCCAAACCTCAGAAAGAAATCAAGTCTTCTTCTAGTTCACATGAAGATATCAAAACCACCAATGGATCTGATGATCATCACAGTCAGCAACTTCTCAGTCAAAATGATTCCTACTTTCTTGCAAAG GTTGTGCACCCGTTTGATGCTCAAGCGCCAGGAGAACTGAGCCTAGCGgttgatgattatgtcatcgtTCGACAG GTGGCTGGGACAGGCTGGTCGGAAGGAGAATACAAGGGGAAAGCCGGGTGGTTTCCGTCGGCGTACGTGGAGAAACAAGAGAAAGCTCCTGCGAGCAAGATTGTGGAATCAAACCTTTAA